In the Clostridium sporogenes genome, one interval contains:
- a CDS encoding DUF362 domain-containing protein, translating into MDKVALLKCDEYDLKKVEKTIRNGFELLGGESFLKRIIPYNSKVLLKPNMLSIENEGSPVVTNSVVFEALIRILRDYSNNISFGDSPGFGDSKRAAEKSGLLSIANKYNVTFKDFKDSINVSCDNSILCRSWTVAKAAYETDVLITLPKLKTHAMAYFTGAVKNQFGCVPGTLKATWHTRMPNANNFCKMLLDLNTLLQTDFAILDGIIAMEGNGPKSGTPYNLNTIIMGDSLTAVDSVAVKIIGYDNPLEIPVLKEAYDSNWGSVFLKDIEILGEKIDSMTVDDFKLCREGGDFYFINPKVTNFLKDIIAPDPTLIEQKCIGCSRCAEVCPEKPNVIDMIKKKDKKIPVWDMKKCIRCFCCQELCPKGAIETKYSLIGRLLNRNGR; encoded by the coding sequence ATGGATAAAGTAGCTCTTTTAAAATGTGATGAATATGATTTAAAAAAAGTAGAAAAAACCATACGAAATGGATTTGAACTTTTAGGGGGTGAATCCTTTTTAAAAAGGATTATACCATATAATAGTAAAGTACTTTTAAAACCTAATATGCTTAGTATTGAAAATGAAGGTTCTCCTGTAGTAACTAATAGTGTAGTTTTTGAGGCTTTAATAAGAATATTAAGAGATTATTCTAATAATATATCCTTTGGAGACTCACCTGGATTTGGAGATTCTAAAAGGGCGGCTGAAAAATCTGGATTACTTAGTATAGCAAATAAATATAATGTAACATTTAAAGATTTTAAAGATTCTATTAATGTAAGTTGTGATAATTCTATTTTATGTAGATCTTGGACTGTAGCGAAAGCAGCCTATGAAACAGATGTATTAATAACATTGCCTAAGTTAAAAACTCATGCTATGGCTTATTTTACTGGTGCAGTAAAGAATCAGTTTGGATGTGTACCAGGAACTTTAAAAGCTACTTGGCATACAAGAATGCCTAATGCAAATAATTTCTGTAAAATGTTACTGGATTTAAATACATTATTACAAACTGATTTTGCTATATTAGATGGTATTATAGCTATGGAAGGGAATGGACCGAAAAGTGGAACTCCATATAATCTTAATACAATTATAATGGGAGATAGTCTTACAGCAGTGGATTCAGTTGCTGTTAAAATAATAGGATATGATAATCCATTAGAGATTCCTGTGTTAAAAGAGGCTTATGATAGTAATTGGGGAAGTGTTTTTTTAAAGGATATAGAGATACTAGGTGAAAAAATCGATAGCATGACTGTAGATGATTTTAAACTTTGTAGAGAAGGTGGGGATTTTTATTTTATAAATCCTAAAGTTACAAATTTTTTAAAGGATATCATTGCACCAGATCCTACTTTAATAGAACAAAAATGTATAGGATGCAGTAGATGTGCTGAAGTATGTCCTGAAAAACCAAATGTTATAGATATGATAAAAAAGAAAGATAAAAAAATACCAGTTTGGGATATGAAAAAATGTATAAGATGTTTTTGTTGTCAAGAACTTTGCCCTAAGGGAGCTATAGAAACTAAATATTCTTTAATTGGAAGATTATTAAATAGAAATGGTAGGTGA
- a CDS encoding transcription repressor NadR, whose translation MNSIERRKSIENMLIKNDKPIKGNEIGQILGVTRQVIVKDIAILRAAGKNIIATPEGYLMPNENKQLIRKIIAVCHDSEDIKNELEIIVKFGGVVEDVVVEHPVYGEIKAMLMIKSMYDIDNFIHSIKNNKAEPLLILTGGIHLHTISSDDEGIMNKIIEELKKKNYLVDEEK comes from the coding sequence ATGAATTCAATAGAGAGAAGAAAAAGCATTGAAAATATGTTAATAAAAAATGATAAACCTATTAAAGGTAATGAGATAGGGCAAATTTTAGGGGTTACAAGGCAAGTTATAGTAAAAGATATAGCTATTCTAAGAGCTGCTGGTAAAAATATAATAGCAACGCCTGAAGGATATTTAATGCCCAATGAAAACAAACAATTAATAAGAAAAATTATAGCTGTATGTCATGATAGTGAAGATATAAAAAATGAATTAGAAATTATAGTTAAATTTGGAGGAGTAGTAGAAGATGTAGTAGTAGAACATCCTGTATATGGAGAAATAAAAGCTATGTTGATGATTAAATCTATGTATGATATAGATAATTTTATACATAGTATAAAAAACAATAAAGCAGAACCTTTATTAATACTCACTGGAGGAATTCATTTGCATACAATATCTTCAGATGATGAAGGTATAATGAATAAAATAATAGAGGAATTAAAGAAAAAAAATTATTTAGTAGATGAGGAAAAATAG
- a CDS encoding HD domain-containing protein: protein MHLDDEELDIFNKLSISEQKHSIRVAYDVEKLYEEGKFKLTKSEFIKVALLHDIGKIDYKVNIIKKSIIVILDKITNSRIKRFQNIKSVYSHYNHPYLGYCILKDYNKYSEEMLYLIKNHHNESIINKELNLLIYSDNLN from the coding sequence ATGCATCTAGATGATGAAGAATTAGACATTTTTAATAAATTATCTATAAGTGAACAAAAACATTCTATAAGAGTAGCTTATGATGTTGAAAAGTTATACGAAGAAGGGAAGTTTAAACTCACTAAAAGTGAGTTTATAAAAGTAGCTTTGTTGCATGATATAGGGAAAATAGATTATAAAGTTAATATTATAAAAAAAAGTATAATAGTAATCTTAGACAAAATTACAAATTCTAGAATAAAAAGATTTCAAAATATTAAGTCAGTTTACTCTCATTATAATCATCCTTATTTAGGATATTGTATTTTAAAAGATTATAATAAATATAGTGAAGAAATGTTATATTTAATTAAAAACCATCATAATGAAAGTATTATAAATAAAGAATTAAATCTATTAATATATAGTGATAATTTAAATTAA
- the gyrA gene encoding DNA gyrase subunit A — MLNEGKILPVDVSKEMKKCYIDYAMSVIAGRALPDVRDGLKPVHRRIIYSMQGLGLAPEKGYRKCARIVGDVLGKYHPHGDTAVYEALVRMAQNFSIRYILVDGHGNFGSVDGDGAAAMRYTEAKMSKISMELIKDINKNTVDFIPNFDGEEEEPSVLPSRFPNLLVNGSSGIAVGMATNIPPHNLTEVIDGIIMLIENEDVNILDLMTKIKGPDFPTSGLIVGTRGIREAYETGRGKVIIRAKAEIEEEKGKNKIIVTEIPYQVNKARLIENMANLVKDKKINGISDLRDESDRDGMRIVIELKRDANPNIVLNQLYKHTKLQDTFGIIMLALVNNQPQILNLKEILVNYVEFQKEVIRRRTRFDLDKALARAHILEGLRIALDHIDEVIKLIRASKNAAEAKEGLMNNFNLSEKQAQAILDMKLQRLTGLEREKIEEEYKELMEKISYFREILDKEELVLNIIKEELTEIKNKYGDERKTEIVKGEHDIDIEDLIEDKKVIVTLTHGGYVKRLDMDTYSSQKRGGKGIQATSTKQDDFIENMFVTSTHSTILFFTNRGKVYKLKAYEIPEAGRTAKGTNIINLIPIENNEKIQAVIGLKDIDGMKHFIMCTRNGIIKKTEIAKYSSIRKGGLIAINLREDDELIDVKMTKGNNEIIIVTQNGYCIRFNEEDVRPMGRTATGVKAITLREDDITVSVDVVIEDEALLSISENGFGKRTDIEEYPIHRRGGKGVITYKISDKTGHIVGARFVKEDDELMLVNSGDVAIRINVSEISKTSRNAMGVKLMRTSEEEKIVAIAKIKSEDIIEEEILNEENMNEENMNEENMNEENMNEENMNEE; from the coding sequence ATGCTAAACGAAGGAAAGATTTTGCCTGTAGATGTAAGTAAAGAAATGAAGAAATGTTATATAGACTATGCCATGAGTGTAATAGCTGGCCGTGCATTGCCAGATGTAAGGGATGGGTTAAAGCCAGTACATAGAAGAATAATATATTCAATGCAGGGATTAGGATTAGCTCCAGAAAAAGGTTATAGAAAATGTGCTAGAATTGTAGGAGATGTACTGGGTAAGTATCATCCTCATGGAGATACAGCAGTTTATGAAGCTTTAGTAAGAATGGCTCAGAATTTTTCAATAAGATATATATTAGTAGATGGTCATGGAAATTTTGGTTCTGTAGATGGTGATGGAGCAGCAGCAATGAGATATACAGAAGCTAAGATGAGTAAAATATCTATGGAACTTATAAAAGACATAAATAAAAATACAGTTGATTTTATTCCTAACTTTGATGGGGAAGAAGAAGAACCATCTGTATTACCATCAAGATTTCCTAATCTTTTAGTTAATGGTTCTTCAGGTATAGCAGTAGGTATGGCTACTAATATTCCACCTCATAATTTAACAGAGGTTATAGATGGAATAATAATGCTAATAGAAAATGAAGATGTAAATATACTTGATTTAATGACTAAAATAAAAGGACCAGATTTTCCTACTTCAGGATTAATTGTAGGCACAAGAGGAATAAGAGAAGCCTATGAAACAGGTAGGGGAAAAGTTATAATTAGAGCTAAAGCTGAGATTGAAGAGGAAAAAGGAAAAAATAAGATAATAGTTACAGAAATACCTTATCAAGTTAATAAAGCTAGACTTATAGAAAATATGGCTAACCTTGTAAAGGATAAAAAAATAAATGGAATTTCAGATTTAAGAGATGAATCAGATAGAGATGGTATGAGAATTGTTATAGAATTAAAAAGGGATGCAAATCCTAATATAGTTTTAAACCAATTATATAAGCATACAAAACTTCAAGATACCTTTGGAATAATTATGTTAGCTTTAGTTAATAACCAACCTCAAATTTTAAATTTAAAAGAGATATTAGTTAATTATGTGGAATTCCAAAAGGAAGTAATAAGAAGAAGAACTAGATTTGACTTAGATAAAGCATTAGCAAGGGCTCATATATTAGAAGGTTTGAGAATAGCCTTAGACCATATTGATGAAGTCATAAAGCTTATAAGAGCATCTAAAAATGCAGCTGAAGCTAAAGAGGGATTAATGAATAACTTTAATCTTTCAGAAAAACAAGCTCAAGCTATATTAGATATGAAGTTACAAAGGCTTACAGGGTTAGAAAGAGAAAAAATAGAAGAAGAATATAAAGAACTTATGGAAAAGATAAGTTATTTTAGAGAAATATTAGATAAAGAAGAATTAGTATTAAATATAATAAAAGAAGAATTAACAGAGATAAAAAATAAATATGGTGATGAAAGAAAAACAGAAATAGTTAAAGGCGAACATGATATAGATATAGAGGACTTAATTGAAGATAAAAAAGTAATCGTAACTTTAACTCATGGCGGATATGTAAAAAGATTAGATATGGATACATATTCCTCACAAAAAAGAGGAGGAAAGGGTATTCAAGCTACATCTACAAAACAAGATGACTTTATAGAAAATATGTTTGTAACATCTACACACAGCACTATATTGTTCTTTACGAATAGGGGTAAGGTATATAAACTTAAAGCTTATGAAATACCAGAAGCAGGAAGAACAGCTAAAGGTACAAATATAATAAATCTTATACCTATAGAAAATAATGAGAAAATACAAGCGGTAATAGGATTAAAAGATATAGATGGTATGAAGCATTTTATAATGTGTACTAGAAATGGAATAATTAAAAAGACAGAAATAGCTAAATATTCTTCTATAAGAAAAGGCGGATTAATTGCTATAAACTTAAGAGAAGATGATGAGCTAATAGATGTAAAAATGACTAAGGGAAATAATGAAATAATAATAGTTACACAAAATGGATATTGCATAAGATTTAATGAAGAAGATGTAAGACCTATGGGAAGGACTGCAACAGGAGTTAAAGCTATAACATTAAGAGAAGATGATATAACTGTATCTGTGGATGTTGTAATAGAAGATGAAGCATTACTATCAATAAGTGAGAATGGTTTTGGAAAGAGAACAGACATAGAAGAATATCCTATCCATAGAAGAGGTGGAAAAGGAGTTATCACTTATAAGATAAGTGATAAAACAGGCCATATAGTTGGAGCAAGATTTGTAAAAGAAGATGATGAACTTATGCTTGTAAATAGTGGTGATGTTGCAATAAGAATAAATGTTTCAGAAATATCTAAAACTAGTAGAAATGCAATGGGCGTAAAACTAATGAGAACTAGTGAAGAAGAAAAAATAGTTGCTATAGCTAAAATAAAAAGTGAAGACATAATAGAAGAAGAAATTTTGAATGAAGAAAATATGAATGAAGAAAATATGAATGAAGAAAATATGAATGAAGAAAATATGAATGAAGAAAATATGAATGAAGAATAA
- the gyrB gene encoding DNA topoisomerase (ATP-hydrolyzing) subunit B → MSQENKQVYDESQIQVLEGLEAVRKRPGMYIGSTSLRGLHHLVYEIVDNSIDEALAGFCTHIEVFIHKDNSITVIDDGRGMPVGMHSKVKKPAVEVIMTILHAGGKFGGGGYKVSGGLHGVGASVVNALSEQCEVEVRREGHIWKQKFERGITKTGLDIVGDTEDHGTKIYFKPDIEIFDELEFEYDTLAHRLRELAFLNKGIKISLTDERYDKKEMFHYEGGLRSFVLYLNRNKEKLHQQPIYVDENKDGCIVEIAMQYNDGYAENIFSFANNIDTIEGGTHLAGFKSALTRVINDYARKFNYLKDTDKNLSGDDVREGLTAVISVKLTDPQFEGQTKTKLGNGEVRGIVDTIVGQSIGSFLEENPNVGKIIIEKGLSASRAREAAKRARELTRRKSVLESTSLPGKLSDCSSKDPSLCEIYLVEGDSAGGSAKQGRNREFQAILPLKGKIMNVEKQRLDKILASDEIRAMITAFGAGIGKEFDIDKIRYNRIIIMTDADVDGAHIRTLLLTFFYRYMKELIEEGHVYIAQPPLYRIYKSKKEIYVYSDPELDAALLELGGKDANTNIQRYKGLGEMNPEQLWETTMDPEHRTLLQVTVEDAMEADEIFTILMGTKVEPRRDFIESNADKVVNLDI, encoded by the coding sequence ATGTCACAAGAAAATAAACAAGTTTATGATGAAAGCCAAATTCAAGTGTTAGAAGGTTTAGAGGCTGTTAGAAAAAGACCAGGAATGTATATCGGAAGCACTAGTTTAAGAGGTCTTCATCATTTAGTTTATGAAATAGTTGATAATAGTATAGATGAAGCACTAGCTGGTTTTTGTACACATATAGAAGTTTTCATACATAAAGATAATTCTATAACTGTAATAGATGATGGGCGTGGAATGCCAGTTGGTATGCATTCAAAGGTAAAAAAACCTGCTGTTGAGGTAATAATGACTATACTACATGCAGGTGGAAAATTTGGTGGTGGAGGATATAAAGTTTCTGGTGGTCTTCATGGTGTTGGAGCTTCTGTTGTTAATGCTTTATCAGAACAATGTGAAGTAGAAGTAAGAAGAGAAGGTCATATATGGAAACAAAAATTCGAAAGAGGTATAACAAAAACTGGATTAGATATAGTTGGAGATACGGAAGATCATGGCACAAAAATATATTTTAAGCCAGATATTGAAATATTTGATGAATTAGAATTTGAATATGATACTTTAGCTCACAGACTCAGAGAATTAGCCTTTTTAAACAAAGGTATAAAAATTTCATTAACAGATGAAAGATATGATAAAAAAGAAATGTTCCACTATGAGGGCGGATTGAGATCTTTTGTACTTTATTTAAATAGAAATAAGGAAAAATTACATCAACAACCTATATATGTTGATGAAAATAAAGATGGATGTATAGTTGAGATTGCTATGCAATATAACGATGGTTATGCAGAAAATATTTTTTCCTTTGCTAACAATATAGATACCATAGAAGGTGGAACTCATTTAGCTGGATTTAAATCAGCTCTAACAAGAGTTATAAATGACTATGCTAGGAAATTTAATTACTTAAAGGATACAGATAAAAATTTATCAGGGGATGATGTTAGAGAGGGATTAACAGCAGTTATTTCAGTAAAATTAACAGATCCTCAATTTGAAGGTCAAACAAAGACAAAATTAGGAAATGGTGAAGTAAGAGGAATTGTAGATACAATAGTAGGTCAGAGTATAGGCTCTTTTTTAGAGGAAAATCCTAATGTAGGTAAAATAATAATTGAAAAAGGCCTATCAGCTTCAAGAGCTAGAGAGGCTGCAAAAAGAGCAAGAGAACTTACTAGAAGAAAATCTGTTTTAGAAAGCACGTCCCTTCCAGGAAAATTATCAGATTGTTCTTCAAAGGATCCATCATTATGTGAAATTTATTTAGTCGAAGGAGATTCCGCAGGTGGATCTGCAAAACAAGGAAGAAATAGAGAATTTCAAGCTATATTACCTTTAAAGGGTAAAATAATGAATGTGGAAAAGCAAAGATTGGATAAAATATTAGCTTCAGATGAAATACGTGCTATGATAACTGCATTTGGAGCAGGTATAGGAAAAGAATTTGATATTGATAAAATAAGATATAATAGAATAATTATAATGACAGATGCGGATGTAGATGGAGCCCATATAAGAACTTTACTTTTAACATTCTTTTATAGATACATGAAAGAATTAATAGAGGAAGGTCATGTTTATATAGCTCAACCACCACTTTATAGAATATATAAGTCTAAAAAAGAAATTTATGTTTATTCAGATCCAGAATTGGATGCTGCATTATTAGAATTGGGTGGAAAAGATGCCAATACTAATATTCAAAGATACAAAGGTCTTGGAGAAATGAATCCAGAACAACTTTGGGAAACTACTATGGACCCAGAACATAGAACTTTATTACAGGTAACAGTAGAGGACGCTATGGAGGCAGATGAAATATTTACTATACTTATGGGAACAAAAGTAGAACCAAGAAGAGACTTTATAGAAAGTAATGCTGATAAAGTAGTTAACTTGGATATATAA
- a CDS encoding DUF370 domain-containing protein: protein MFLHLGENVVVPIKDVIGIFDMETSMYSSDTIQFLRLAEEDGFVERITKEKPKSFVIAEVDKKSKIYLSPISSATLTKRTKVLYNEL from the coding sequence ATGTTTCTTCATTTAGGAGAAAATGTAGTAGTACCAATAAAAGATGTTATAGGAATATTCGATATGGAGACTTCTATGTATAGTTCAGATACTATACAATTTTTAAGATTAGCTGAAGAAGATGGATTTGTTGAAAGAATAACTAAGGAGAAACCAAAATCTTTTGTTATAGCTGAAGTAGATAAAAAAAGTAAGATATATTTATCTCCTATATCTTCAGCTACGCTAACTAAAAGAACAAAAGTTTTGTATAATGAGCTGTAA
- the recF gene encoding DNA replication/repair protein RecF produces the protein MYIKNVHLINFRNYDDMYLELSPNTNIFVGNNAQGKTNILESIYYSSIGKSHRTNKDKDLIKWDKNNTYLRIYVSRERLDKTIDINIFKNGKKAITVNKIKIKKISELMGNLNVVMFSPEDLRIIKDSPGNRRKFLDIELCKINNVYFHDLVQYNKILSERNTALKNWNNKINGIIDIYDEQLSKYGTFIIQERYKYLDKLNIIGKNIHNKITNDLEDINFKYLTNIKDFENAENELLMVLKKNRKKDFERNSTSVGPHRDDFEVSINNIDTRIFGSQGQQRTAVLTLKFASLEIIKNIIGEYPVLLLDDVLSELDSNRQMFVLNSIDKIQTIITCTGMEEIDKYLNKKQSQLYLVNNGKVKRA, from the coding sequence ATGTATATAAAAAATGTGCACTTAATAAATTTTAGAAATTATGATGATATGTATTTAGAATTAAGTCCAAATACAAATATTTTTGTAGGTAATAATGCTCAAGGAAAAACTAATATACTAGAAAGTATATATTATTCAAGTATAGGAAAGTCTCATAGAACAAATAAAGATAAAGATCTTATAAAATGGGATAAAAATAATACATACTTAAGGATATATGTATCAAGGGAAAGATTAGATAAAACTATAGATATAAATATATTTAAAAATGGTAAAAAAGCTATAACCGTAAATAAAATAAAAATAAAAAAAATATCTGAGCTAATGGGGAATCTGAATGTTGTTATGTTTTCTCCAGAAGACTTAAGAATAATTAAGGATTCTCCTGGCAATAGAAGGAAATTTTTAGATATAGAATTATGTAAAATAAACAATGTTTATTTTCATGATTTAGTCCAATATAATAAAATTTTATCTGAAAGAAATACAGCTTTAAAAAATTGGAATAACAAAATTAATGGTATAATTGACATTTATGATGAACAACTTTCTAAATATGGAACCTTTATAATTCAAGAGAGATATAAATATTTGGATAAATTAAATATTATTGGCAAAAATATACATAACAAGATAACCAATGATTTAGAAGACATAAATTTTAAATATTTAACTAATATAAAAGACTTTGAAAATGCAGAAAATGAATTATTAATGGTTCTTAAAAAAAATAGAAAAAAAGATTTTGAACGAAATTCAACTTCTGTCGGTCCTCATAGAGATGATTTTGAAGTAAGTATAAACAATATAGATACTAGAATTTTTGGATCACAAGGACAACAAAGAACAGCTGTATTAACTTTAAAGTTTGCATCATTGGAAATAATAAAAAATATAATAGGAGAATATCCTGTACTTTTATTAGACGATGTACTATCTGAATTAGATTCAAATAGACAAATGTTTGTATTGAATTCTATTGATAAAATACAGACTATAATAACTTGTACTGGTATGGAAGAAATAGACAAATACTTAAATAAAAAACAATCTCAATTATATTTAGTTAATAATGGTAAAGTAAAAAGAGCTTAA
- the yaaA gene encoding S4 domain-containing protein YaaA, with protein MVEIKINSEIIKLDSFLKWSGATTLGSEAKFFIQNGEVKVNGEIEKRRGRKLKIDDLIEFNNKTYKII; from the coding sequence ATGGTTGAAATAAAAATTAATTCAGAAATAATAAAATTAGATTCTTTCTTAAAATGGTCAGGGGCAACAACTTTAGGTTCAGAGGCTAAATTTTTTATACAAAACGGAGAAGTTAAAGTTAATGGAGAAATAGAAAAAAGAAGAGGTAGAAAACTTAAAATAGATGACTTAATAGAGTTTAATAATAAAACATATAAAATTATTTAA
- the dnaN gene encoding DNA polymerase III subunit beta, producing MKITCQKNILLEGISIVQKAVTGKSTLPILSGILIKANKNELVLTGSDIDLSIETKVKANILEEGTIVLDARLFGEIIRKLPNDLIEINTLEDNSIEIICQNSRFNLIYMNPDEFPNPPIINENMIFSIGESKLKNMIKGTIFATAQDETRPILTGVLFQIKDKMLNLVALDGYRLALRSEVVDNDNTINAVIPGKTLNEVSKILEEDNENVNITFTPNHILFSIGETKIISRLLEGEFISYKSIIPEEFNLKIIAKRSELLNSIERASLMAKEGNTNLVKFDFSDDKIVITSNSQLGMVREELKVVLQGEDLQIAFNSKYLLDVLKTMEDNEVALEFSSSVSPCIIKNTEINNCTYLVLPVRLNNN from the coding sequence ATGAAAATAACTTGTCAAAAAAACATTTTACTAGAAGGTATATCTATAGTTCAAAAAGCAGTAACTGGAAAATCAACTTTACCTATATTATCTGGAATACTTATTAAAGCTAATAAAAATGAATTGGTCTTAACTGGTTCTGATATAGATCTTAGTATTGAAACTAAAGTAAAAGCTAACATTTTAGAAGAGGGAACTATAGTTTTAGATGCTAGACTTTTTGGTGAAATAATAAGAAAATTACCTAATGATCTAATAGAAATAAATACATTAGAAGATAATTCTATAGAAATAATATGTCAAAATTCTAGATTTAATCTAATATATATGAATCCAGATGAATTTCCTAATCCACCTATTATCAATGAAAATATGATATTTTCTATAGGTGAAAGTAAATTAAAAAATATGATTAAAGGAACTATATTTGCTACAGCTCAAGATGAAACAAGACCTATTCTTACAGGTGTTTTATTTCAAATAAAAGACAAAATGTTAAATTTAGTAGCTTTAGATGGTTATAGGTTAGCTTTAAGAAGCGAAGTTGTTGATAATGATAATACGATAAATGCTGTTATTCCAGGGAAAACATTAAATGAAGTTTCAAAAATTTTAGAAGAAGATAATGAAAATGTTAATATTACATTTACTCCTAATCATATTTTATTTAGTATAGGAGAAACAAAAATAATTTCAAGATTATTAGAAGGAGAATTTATTAGTTATAAATCTATAATACCTGAAGAATTTAACTTAAAAATAATAGCTAAAAGATCAGAGCTTTTAAATTCTATAGAAAGAGCCTCTCTTATGGCTAAAGAAGGAAACACTAATTTAGTTAAATTTGATTTCTCAGATGATAAAATTGTAATAACATCAAATTCTCAATTAGGAATGGTTCGAGAAGAATTAAAAGTTGTATTGCAAGGAGAAGATTTGCAAATTGCATTTAATTCAAAATATCTTTTAGATGTGTTGAAAACTATGGAAGATAATGAGGTTGCATTAGAATTTTCAAGTAGTGTAAGTCCTTGCATTATAAAAAACACAGAAATAAACAATTGTACTTATCTAGTTTTACCAGTAAGGTTAAACAATAATTAA
- the dnaA gene encoding chromosomal replication initiator protein DnaA, with protein sequence MDTHLTETWEKAINIIKGELTEVSFNTWIKSINPISLENNSLKLAVPNDFTKGILESRYKDLIVNALKLLTSKKYNIDFIVTTEEKIEETNKKIEKSNIVVNDEMSTMLNPKYTFDSFVIGNSNRFAHAASLAVAEAPAKAYNPLFIYGGVGLGKTHLMHAIGHYILHNNPKSQVVYVSSEKFTNELINSIKDDKNVEFRNKYRNIDILLVDDIQFIAGKERTQEEFFHTFNALYEANKQIIISSDRPPKEIPTLEDRLRSRFEWGLIADIQAPDFETRMAILKKKADVEKLNIPNEVLVYIATKIKSNIRELEGALIRIVAFSSLTNKEISVDLASEALKDIISSKQTRQVTIDIIQEVVANYYNLKIEDLKSARRTRNIAFPRQIAMYLSRKLTDMSLPKIGEEFGGRDHTTVIHAYEKISNNLKKDESLQNAIKELNKRINQK encoded by the coding sequence ATGGATACCCACCTTACAGAAACCTGGGAAAAAGCAATAAATATCATAAAAGGTGAACTTACAGAAGTAAGTTTTAATACATGGATTAAAAGTATTAACCCTATTTCTCTTGAAAATAATTCATTAAAGTTGGCTGTACCAAATGATTTTACAAAAGGAATCCTTGAAAGTAGATACAAAGATCTTATAGTTAATGCTTTAAAATTGCTTACATCTAAAAAATATAATATAGATTTTATTGTAACTACTGAGGAAAAAATAGAAGAAACCAATAAAAAAATTGAAAAATCTAATATAGTTGTAAATGATGAAATGTCTACTATGTTAAACCCTAAGTATACTTTTGATTCATTTGTAATAGGAAATAGTAATAGATTCGCTCATGCAGCATCTTTAGCAGTAGCAGAAGCCCCTGCTAAAGCATATAATCCTTTATTTATATATGGTGGAGTTGGTCTTGGTAAAACTCACTTAATGCATGCTATCGGTCATTATATATTACATAACAATCCTAAATCTCAAGTAGTTTATGTATCTTCTGAGAAATTTACAAATGAATTAATTAATTCTATAAAAGATGATAAAAATGTAGAATTTAGAAATAAATATAGAAATATAGATATTTTATTAGTTGATGATATTCAATTTATTGCTGGAAAAGAAAGAACTCAAGAGGAATTTTTCCATACTTTTAATGCACTGTATGAAGCTAACAAACAAATAATTATATCAAGCGACCGGCCCCCAAAAGAAATACCCACTTTAGAAGATAGATTAAGATCTAGATTTGAATGGGGGCTTATAGCTGATATTCAAGCACCTGATTTTGAAACCAGGATGGCCATTTTAAAGAAAAAAGCTGATGTAGAAAAATTAAATATTCCTAATGAAGTACTAGTATATATAGCTACAAAAATTAAATCAAATATTCGTGAATTAGAAGGAGCTTTAATAAGAATAGTAGCCTTTTCATCACTTACTAATAAAGAAATAAGTGTAGATTTAGCTTCTGAAGCACTGAAAGATATAATCTCAAGTAAACAAACAAGGCAAGTCACTATAGATATTATTCAAGAAGTTGTAGCAAACTATTATAATCTAAAAATAGAAGATCTAAAGTCAGCTAGAAGAACAAGAAATATTGCTTTTCCGCGCCAAATAGCCATGTACCTTTCTAGAAAACTAACGGACATGTCATTACCTAAAATTGGTGAAGAATTTGGCGGTCGTGATCATACTACAGTTATTCATGCCTATGAAAAGATATCTAATAACTTAAAAAAAGACGAAAGTCTTCAAAATGCAATAAAGGAATTAAATAAACGAATTAATCAAAAATAA
- the rpmH gene encoding 50S ribosomal protein L34 has protein sequence MFMTYQPKKRQRKKEHGFRKRMKTSSGRNVLKRRRLKGRKRLTA, from the coding sequence ATGTTTATGACATATCAACCAAAAAAGAGACAAAGAAAAAAAGAACATGGTTTTAGAAAAAGAATGAAGACTTCATCTGGAAGAAATGTTCTTAAGAGAAGAAGACTAAAAGGTAGAAAAAGATTGACAGCATAA